From the genome of Treponema peruense:
CGGCCAGTGCCGATTTTACCAACAAAATGCTTTCAGAAAAAGCACCTTTTGTTTCATCACACGGCTTTATACTCTTTCAGCTTGCAAACAGCGGCTCTCTCTCTATGGGAGAAATTGCCCGCCGCATAAACAGGGACAAGTCGACCACAACTGTTTTAATAAGAAAACTGTGCGACGAAGGGCTCGTAACTTCAGAATCAGGTACAAAAGACAGCCGTACAAAATACATTTCACTGACAGAAAAAGGCCGCGAATACAATTCATTTACTTCATCAATCTCCAGGGAACTGCTGTCTGTCTGCTACAAAAATTTTTCTGAAGAAGAAAAGCAGACTCTTCTTTCACTGCTGCTCAAAATGTCAGAAAACGTAGATTCAGCAAAGAAAGAACGGTTGACATTAGTTTGAGATAAAACTATATTTTTCTCTGGGGGAAATATGAAATTCGCAGTTCTTAAATACATTTTTTCAAAAAAAATTCCGGCAATACTGGTTTCTCTTGCAGTAATAAACCTTTTCGTACTGTCATCGTGTTCAGCAAAAAAAGACAAATCTGAATATTCAATTGCAGTATACATTCCCGGAATAATGGCCGACTCTGCAATCTACGCAAATCTTGCAGAAGGAGTAAAGGAAGCTGTTCAGGAATACAATGCAGTTTCAGAAAAAAAAGCTTCGGTTACCGTTTCAGAAGCTGGAACAAACCAGGCAGAATGGGGAACAAAACTTACAGCCCTTGCCGCAACAAAAAAAATTCGATGTAATAATTTCGTCAAACCCTTCCCTTCCCGAAATTGCAGAGCCGGTAAGCAGAATGTTCCCGGAACAGAAGTTCATCTTTCTGGATGCGGCTGTTTCAGGCAACAAAAATATGGCGGCAGTAAGCTACAACCAAAAGGAACAGGCATATCTTTCGGGGTACATTGCAGGCCTTTTTTCAAAGACAAAACGCGTAGGTCTCATTGCAGCCCAGGAATATCCTGTAATGAATGAAGTACTCATGCCTTGCTTTGCAAAGGGTGCTTCTGACG
Proteins encoded in this window:
- a CDS encoding MarR family winged helix-turn-helix transcriptional regulator, with the protein product MEYSVSSVLSLISHIHAASADFTNKMLSEKAPFVSSHGFILFQLANSGSLSMGEIARRINRDKSTTTVLIRKLCDEGLVTSESGTKDSRTKYISLTEKGREYNSFTSSISRELLSVCYKNFSEEEKQTLLSLLLKMSENVDSAKKERLTLV